In the Colletotrichum lupini chromosome 4, complete sequence genome, CGACCGAAACTGAACGTCGGCGCCTGCTTGTCGATCCCGCCGGTGCCACTGCCCCGACCGTTTTTCCTGCCTCTAGGGCCGTCCTTGGAGTCGCCGCTCCCCGCGCTGTCAGGCCACTCATATTCGCGTACTGCTCGGCTGGGTGCGAGGTATGCGAGGATCGAACCAATGGTCGTCGGCATTCGTGGGAGAAAGTGCTTGATGGTGAAGCCATAGAGTGTGATGGCGACGACGATGTTGAGAGCGAGGACGGAGAGGCTGATGATGAACGCGGCAGTGTCCATGAAGATGCGGGTCTCGATGTGGTGTTCGGTGCCTGTGATTATGACGGGCTGCGTGTAGTTATCGAAAAAGTCGAGGTTGAGACTGAGGAAGATCACGTAGAATTGTCGGTAAGTGCGCTCGATCACAGGGATGAGAGCCTTGGGGTTCGGGATCGTCAATGGGTCGAGTATATCGGCGTAGCCGGGCTGGATTTTGATTAGGTAGTTCATCCAGTCCTTCGACAGTGTGTTGTTGTGCCAAGGAAAGGCAAAGCCTTCGATGAGGTCGTTGACATATGTTGTCACCGTGTCTGTCGTGTTCTTTTGTATGGGCAAGTCGGGCGTGAACGACGGCTTCGAGACTTGCTTGGCGTGGAGTACATGACCTACCGGGTCCACGGTAACATCGAACATACTTGTCGTGAACTCGGGGGTGCAAACAGCAAACCAAGTGTCTATCTCGCCATCTTCCCTGTTCTGTACCTCTGAGGTCCGCGACCACGAAAGAATAAGCGGGATACCACAAGGAGTATGGTCATCCTTCAATACACCCACTGTCTCCGCTGACGAAGGGCCTGAGATCTCTCCTGATGATGTCGTCTTATTGAGATCGAGTTTCTGAGGTTGGTATGTCGTCGGGCATCCAGGAACCGTCTCTCCACCGCGCTTGTACGTATAGTTCAAGACTGGAGCTCTCCCCCAGCTCTTGGTAGTGCCAGCATCTATGCATGATGGAATGGTGCTGAATCCTCTTGTACGTGCTGTGTACGTATCACTCCGACTCTCTTCGCCGGGAGCAATGGGAAATGGTTGGAAAAAGTAGTCCTTGCTGACCCAAGGCGGCAAAGCGGTGCCTTGTGTGATGTTGTTCATGGCAATGTAGAAATGCATTTCGTATGAGATGACATTCCCATAAAAAGTACTGTGGCTGTCAAAACTGTTTACCGTGTCATTATTGAATGTCGTTTTGATTCTTTGTTGGAATCTGCTGGTTCTGTTGACACTAATAGGTAGCTCATTAAAGATACCACCGAGACCGACGGCGAGCAAGTTCGATAGAAGAGCCAGGAGGCAAATCGCAACTAGGACGAAGTGACCTGACCTAGCCGCGCGCCAGACTACTAATTGAGGGGGTAAGGAAGTGTATTTTGCGTCGATGGAACCTCTCGCGGATCGCCTGCCGGACCAAAGGTCTTTGAAGGGCTGGATGATGCAGAGTAATCTGTTGACCAGCACCCAGAATGGTTCCAGGAATGTTGCGAATAGTGTGGGAATGTAATTCTCGAGAATTTGAAGCAGCTCGAAGTTCGTCGTCGGTCGTATGAGTCCTGTGGCTTTTGTCAGTCGCCCGATTCTTCTGGTTTCTCTTTACTTAAGTGATAATTCCTACCTCCAATCTGCTTTTCCTTCCATTTTAAGTACACGAGTGCAACCGTCGCTCCTATCATAGAGAGTATTACGGCAGAACCAATGCTTCTTCTCAACGCTAATGGCTTGACAGGTGAGTAATGGCCGACGGAAAAGGCGGTATCGGGCTGGATACTGATGCGCTGGCTTTCGTAAAATTCTTCTCGGGTATCGACAACCTTAATTACCATTTGGCCAGAACTGCTCTGGCATCCGCAAAATAGCTGAAACTTCTTGTCCTCCAATGCTTCTCGGAGCTTCTCGTCGGGGAGGCAGCCCTTTCCGGCGAACTTGTCTAACAAGGTAGAGCTGTTCTGACAGAAACTCATCAGAGACCCCAAAGAAGCCGGGTCCATAGTGAGTCTGCTTTGTGCCCTGTTGCTGTGCCACCAGAGCATCATCGTGAAAACTCCGACCACAACTAGTAACCCCTCCACGATAGCCGAGAAGACCCTGCTCACGATGATGCCGTGTTTTACAAAGTCCACTGTTCCCGTTGCCGTGGCTTCCGATGAGGAATTGGCGAGCATCCGGCGCAGAGCGATCGAAAAGAGCATCTTGTGTGTCTTGTTGTAAGCAGCGTCCATGAAGGCGTTGTCTTGAAAGGGTTCCAGTGTGGTTACGTTCTGAGAGCCAATAGCGAATCCAACCAACGGTGATGAAGGCCACCGGATATGCATCTTCCTGACCTGAAAGTGTTGCTCGAGTAGACGACCAAAGGGGTATTCGCGCGAGACTTCAAGCTCGACGGAGGATGTCCCAGCGCCGAGGAGATGCTCAAAGGCCGATGAATTGAACTCTGTTGAAGAAACAAGCTCGCGGGGACCGATGGGCACGACAGAATTCTCGATGGGTCGCTTGGTGAGAGAAGAAACTGTAGCGTTCACTTGTTGCTTGAAATAACTGGTCTCACAAAAGGAGGCAGTAACCTGTTCCGTCTCATTTTCACGCTGGCGCGCCCAGATAGCCAGGAACTCATGCTGTGCTGCTTTGGAGCATGTCATTGAAAGCCAGTAGTCAGCCCAAGGACTGTTGTGGTAGCCGATGTAGTGCATCTTGTAGATGTTACCGGTGCTGGGTACCCCGCCATAAGGCACAATCTCGCTGGCATTACAACCGCGGCCATCGAGGAAGTCATAACCCGGTCCACGGGGCCCGAATTCGGCCGGCCGACAATCGATTTCAGTCCAGTATTTGGTTGTAGGTCCAGTCCAGTTAGTCGAAGTTACATGCTTGACGTTACTATCAACAGTGAACGGTAAGAGCGTATATTCAGCAGTCGTGTATTCAGGATACGATTGGTTGAGCCATGTGATGGCATATCCTTCGTTGAGTATTGATTGGTCCATAGTCATGATCTGTTCTGACGCAGGGAGGGGGGTTTGGGGATGGGATACCCTGGTTATTTGCTGGACATTGACAGGCCCAGTACCCATAATTGCGCTCTGTAGAGGTGTGATGAGCCAAAAGATCATCACCATCACAGTACCGCCATAGAAGACAGCCCAGTGCCTTTAATCTGTCAGTGCTGTCCATGAGAAGCCTCGCATTGATATCCTACCGTCTCTTCGCAGCTCTCAGGGGAACAAAGGCAACAAAGTCATATGGGTAATCCAGGAAGACGGAGCGTTCAGCTGTGGCACCCTCCGGTTTTGACATCTCCAACCACGGCTGCATACGTTTTACATCGAGATCAATCCAACTGTAAAGTAGGCTGTATATGACGGCAACGATCGTCGGAAGGAACAGGTAGCAGAAGTTGGCAAAGGCAGGGATGTCATCCGCTGAATCGGACAAGGCGAGACCCCCCTGATTTTGGCTTTGTTGAGCTAGTATCTCGATGATGGCTGCGAGAAGGAGAGAGGCGAAGGCGAAAGAGAATAGTGCAGGAGCGCCGAGAGTCAACGGCTTCCAACCGTGTTTGTGGACTGTTGGACTTGTTAGTTCGTAGAGTTCGACTCCCGGCTGGCTTCGCATTCGGTATGACCTGTATCAAGACTGCATTCGCTGCCCCGTGACCTATTGGGCAAGAAGGGCAGCGAAAACTTTCGACTCTGCTCCTCAGGTGAGCCATCTTGGCCTTCTAGAAGCTGAGTCTCATGGATTTCGGGTCCCTTGATGCCCATGGCTTCAATGAGCAATGGACAATGAACAATGGACAATGGCCACAGGCAGTAAGGGCGCAGAATAGAATGATCCTCGACTGTATTGGGTTGGGTAGTTGGGTGGCTCAGTTGACTAGAGCTCTTACAAAGGACTCTAAAACCTTTGCAAAACGAAGACCGAAAAGAGAATGCCGCCCAGAATAGCTCGAGTAACAAAGGAAACAAGACGAAAGagaagacgaggaagagagagATGAAAGGAACTCAGGTCAGACAATCTCTATTCCTGGGAGACGCAGAACCTTAAGGGAACTTGACTGACAGACTGAACCCGACAGTTTGGGTCGCCGAAACAGACTAAGAGGTTAACTTGTTACCAACAGCATAATCCTCAGCGCGGCAACGAGCCGATGCGCATGATTCTGAGCCGTTCCTGGCCTCGAATACTACATCGCGCCAACAGGACGTGATGGCGTCCAGGGATCGTGCACCAACTCGGTGCTCGACGTGGGCCTTCGGCCATGGGTATTGAGGAATGAGAGGTGATGGCTAAGCGCTCGAGAGATGATCGAGGGGTCGCGGCCCTGCGGGGGCTAGACCAGGACCTAGAATGCCTTGCCACTGCTGAGCCGCTTTCAAAGTCATTATTTTGGTTACCAGACTCTGGATGTCACTTCCCGCGGAAGTTCCAGTCCGCCTTTCCAATTCTTCGTATCACATACTCCGTGAGTTGACAACAATGGACAGCATGAGTTGTATGAAGAAGGGGAAGAGGTTGACAGGGGTATGACAGACTGTCTGCAGTGACAAATTGGGTTGCAGTGAACCGTTAGGATTAAGCGCCGGGCGCGAGTCTCTTATTGGAGCGCTGAGAATAGGTGTGGGCCGACGGTCCATCGTGGCAACCCCACTCCTCCGAGCGAGTTGTGCAATTGTGCAAGGTCAACACAATCCTTCTCTCGGTCACTTCATCGGCTTGTGCAATGAATTGAGTGAGTGTGAGCTAGAATCAGTGAAGATATGCCAGGCGTTGCGGTAGGTGAGGCCAAACATTGTATCGGAGTCATCCCGAACGCCGGCGTCTTGTAGCGTAAATGACAGGAGACGGAGTATTGGGCCCATATATTCCGAATGTTGTCCCGTAGGTGGGGCCGGCCTGCCGGTCGTCACAGACTCCCACAAAGCTTAACACATAGTGTTTTCGATCCGGTGATGCTAGTTACCCAGAAGGGATAATCTACGGGATTTAATCCTTGGAAGCAAGCATATTCGAAACTCCGTTCTTAGTCTCCCTTTACCCCCTCACACCCCAAATTTGAATGGAGGAGATAGCGTGTATCCATACTACGTGAGGATAATACATTGACCCTTAAGAATAAGTTTCCCGAAGTTACAACATCAGTCCAGTCGCTAACCGTTGTCTTCTTATATCACGGGTAGAAAGGATGATACGAGTAGCCTCGTCATTCCAGCGCCCTATTTCTCACCGGCTTCTACCTTTCCAATTTTGGTAGGCGGCCGTCTTCTAAATGATTTACTCCCTAAGGCCACACCGAAGAGATACTAAATCTTCAGAGAGACTAAAAGATATTCGCTTTTTACCCTACTGATTTTTTGATGCTCATCTGCTTTATACACAACGCCAGAAAACAACGTAGCTTCGCCGATGTTGCGGTGCTAGGTCAAGATAAAACGCTCAGtagctatattttatatcATAGCACTTACCTGCGAGAAGGTTGGACGGAGGTATGAATATTATCGTTACtgttttaagtaataaggacATTGAAATTATCTAAGTTGGGATCTGGTAACATGATCTCGAGGGCACCAAGGCGGAGGGACACCTGGGGCGTTACTGCTTGTATCAGTTGAACAAAAACGTAGATTATGACGAGAAGTCATTTCAGATCATGTCAACCCATCATCGGTACCGCTACATATAATCCAAACAGTCTACCTAGTATAGATTCTTCACTCCTGGGGTTTGCACGCGACGTTAAGGAATTTGTAGCCTAAGAGACGGTACGATACCTGGTCCTTGGCTTAGTTTCCTTGGTGTAAGTTGTGGCAGCATGTTGCTCAGCCGAAGACCTGTGAGCTTGGCCATGAAGGCGTATAACTTGCGAAAATGTGGCATGCTTAATGATCGGTTTGGCATACCTAGATACTGCTCCTTCGCTCAACATATACAATGGAACCTCTGCCGAGGTGAGGTGAATGGCTCCTTATCAACACTCCTCACTACTGCCCATTGACCTTCTTATAATGCTGCGTAAAATCGTACCTCACCTCGAAGCTCCCCATCATCAACTCCTTCATAAACACCGGATCCTTCTCAGCCCGCACACACATCTGCATGAACCCATCCCTCTCCAACCTCGTCCCCGGATCCGCATCCGACACCCTCCTAAAGTTCTCCTGCGATATCGGGTCGATAATCGTCTTCCACTTCTCCCGCCTCTTCTCGCTATACAAATCGAGTATCCCCTCGTCCGCCACCCCGTCCCATATCCCCGCAAGACAGTCGTACAACCCGCCGACATCGACGAACCCGCCCGTGATCCCCAGCCCGCCCCAGGGGTTACACAAGTGCGCCGCGTCCGCCGCCAGCATGAACCGGCCCACACGGAACCGCGGAGCGCACCGCTGATGCATCTTGTACGGCGCAAAGTTGACCACTTTGTACTCGTCGGGCCCCGGGTGGCCCGGCAGCATCGTCCTAAACTTTTCCTGCTGGCGCGCTTGGAGCTCCTCGTGCGAGAGGTTCGGCTTCTCGCCGTAAGTCACGCGGTACAGGCCGTCACTCGTGATCTTGGCCGCCATGAAGAAATGGTCCGGATGGATGATGAAGTTTGCGTCGTCGAAGCCGAATTTCCCCGCAAAGTCGTAGTACGTGTTCGTCGCGACGATCTGCTGATCCCACGTCCAGCCGGGATACTCGTCTCCGAAGAGGCCCTTGCGGATGGCGCTGTTGGCGCCGTCGCAGCCGATAATGTAATCAGCTTCGATccgcttcttctccttttgtTTCTCCCCATCGGACCCGGGTGTCTCGACGTCGACCCAGGCGCGGGCCTCATCCTGTCCGAGACCGACGACGCGGTGCTCCCAGCTGATGGTACCGTTGTACTTGTTCAAAAACTCGTCGAGCATGAGCTGGTCAAGCTCTTGTAGGACGAGGCACGTGGTCCTCAGATCCTCGCCGTCGACGTCGCGGAGCACGCCCGCATCGAACCCGGTGATGACGCCGTGGCCGTCGAGCCGGCGCCATACAAACTTGTTCAGCGTCATGCCGCGGCGGCGGACTTCCTCCAAGATCCCTGCTCGCTTGAGATCGGGAATGGCGGCGGGACCGTAGTGGGCGGCGCGCGGTTGCTGGTCGAGGTGGTCCTGGGCCTCGAGGATGTGAACGGGAATGCCGTGCTTGGACAGCAGTAAGGCGAGTAGGAGACCGGAGGGGCCAGCCCCGACAATCACGACCTGTTCAATATGTTAGGAGACTGTTCATCTGGGAGGGCCGGGCAAAGTACAGTACTTTGTTGAACGGACGACTCATCTTAAGCTCTAAGTGTGTATGATCAACAGTTGTAAATTTGCTCTGGAGTGAAGAAGTTGAAGATCGTCGAATGGACCCTGATTGTTATGAGAACCGAATCAACCCCGCAACGGGACCGCATCGACCCGGACATATTGCCAGAGATCCATTGATGCAACGGTACTTTTCCCCATCGCCGGGGTGCCATTCCGAAGAATGTTGACTTATCTGCTCCATTTTGCGGGCAGACTTTGACCCCGCAGACGTCACCACGCGGGCGACCGAACTGCCAGACGGAGCTAGATGAGGGGCACGCGCGGGGTTGATATTCGGCAGATCATTTTTAGATCAATTGTCCGTATGGAGTATATGGGAGCAATCTAGAGCGGATGGAGTTCCCCTATAAGCTTTTGCGCTAAACCTGGAAACCGTGAATGCCAGTGGTTATTTGGGGGATTACTACACAAAGTCTCATGTTGTAGGTTTATGATGAATACTAGACGACCTTGCTTGCGTGAGGATTGTGTCGCCATGCCTCCGTCGGGCGGGATATGAGCCTAGTCGGCTATGAGAACCTCGGTTGCAGAGAAAGCCAGTTTTAAGCGAGTTCAAGAGAACAAAATGATACTTTCCGGAGAACTCGTGGCTGAAATGACCTGTTCCATTTCATTGCTAGCTGAGGTGAATAAAAGACGGTGATTAGTATCATTCCGATGCGGGGGCATGCATCTCAGAGTTCCGGCTCCTGCCCCACGCTCTGCCAGGGCCGGCCGACCCCACATTGGCCTGGAGCAGCGGCACCTGTTCCGGCGAGATGTATCCAGGGCACCCTATCGGGACACCGTTGGCTCTTGACAATGGTAGACCACGGCAGTACAAGGTACGCTCCAAGTTCAAACATGGTCCTTGAGAAATACACGCCTCCCAGATCAATTACCTAGCAGTCATACGCCACTGGGGGCGGAAACATTTACTTGCATACCTA is a window encoding:
- a CDS encoding FAD binding domain-containing protein; translation: MSRPFNKVVIVGAGPSGLLLALLLSKHGIPVHILEAQDHLDQQPRAAHYGPAAIPDLKRAGILEEVRRRGMTLNKFVWRRLDGHGVITGFDAGVLRDVDGEDLRTTCLVLQELDQLMLDEFLNKYNGTISWEHRVVGLGQDEARAWVDVETPGSDGEKQKEKKRIEADYIIGCDGANSAIRKGLFGDEYPGWTWDQQIVATNTYYDFAGKFGFDDANFIIHPDHFFMAAKITSDGLYRVTYGEKPNLSHEELQARQQEKFRTMLPGHPGPDEYKVVNFAPYKMHQRCAPRFRVGRFMLAADAAHLCNPWGGLGITGGFVDVGGLYDCLAGIWDGVADEGILDLYSEKRREKWKTIIDPISQENFRRVSDADPGTRLERDGFMQMCVRAEKDPVFMKELMMGSFEVRYDFTQHYKKVNGQ